The following proteins are co-located in the Hypomesus transpacificus isolate Combined female chromosome 23, fHypTra1, whole genome shotgun sequence genome:
- the LOC124485127 gene encoding LON peptidase N-terminal domain and RING finger protein 2-like isoform X1 codes for METGIQHQPGEQFVHPLTNPGATGLCPEMLEVSEEANRAGDFNLAAEIYSSQLADLQQPDRGLCLRKADALAQGGRIGEALDSYCTAANLSNLRPEELRILVENIAQTLREKDLNVFSGSRSGDGGLDSDGDTEEDEPLDLFSCRLCKNLLSEPVTLMCGHTFCKPCLENETVTDCKQCKYKLDKKDGQILPFGLRIDVVLSGLLEKWFDSESKARRFCIEGDMLWKKQDYADALEKYNKAVELAPSSGRLLAQRARLHMAMRSYCLAVQDADSMCRVNPLWPQAHSLRASALIRASRKEEALQEYFLCVALKPDWTTVKMEAQKVLSELFSSVFERADVPQPLLPLAGDPSTRFLKPSALLNSLRPLARAPTAQPAQDSEVSVSRSGCEGSSTQPGPRRPLGDEGSSKTLASVLAALPAPPGGTKRKHGGDEPFCHSSKLLRADERCSSHAPATPSGGRSVPLSLLDSGDMECSLCMRLFYEPVATPCGHTFCLKCLERCLDHNPYCPLCKENLAEYLATRGYNKTVLMEQVLQRYLGDELADRKRIQEEEQKELSNLNQEVPIFVCTMAFPTIPCPLHVFEPRYRLMIRRSMETGTRRFGMCIADELQGFADHGCMLEVRNVKFFPDGRSVVDTVGAARFRVLSHGQRDGYQTAKIEYLEDKKVEGEELAELQKLHDSVYEQATSWFTSLKDNMKSQILSHFGHLPGKDPDPQGSPSGPAWCWWLLAVLPLENRAQLTILAMTSLKSRLVAVRRVLLFVMRKRPR; via the exons ATGGAGACAGGAATCCAGCATCAACCGGGTGAGCAATTCGTCCACCCGTTGACCAACCCGGGAGCTACGGGATTATGCCCAGAAATGCTCGAAGTCTCAGAGGAGGCAAACCGGGCAGGGGATTTCAACCTCGCCGCCGAAATCTACAGCTCTCAACTTGCGGACCTTCAACAACCGGACCGGGGCCTCTGTTTGCGAAAAGCGGATGCTTTGGCACAGGGAGGTAGGATAGGTGAGGCTCTGGACTCGTACTGTACAGCGGCAAACCTAAGCAATCTGAGACCGGAGGAGTTGCGTATTCTAGTTGAAAACATTGCACAGACTCTAAGAGAAAAAGATCTAAACGTTTTTAGTGGATCGCGCAGTGGAGACGGCGGACTGGATTCGGATGGAGACACCGAAGAGGACGAGCCGTTAGACTTATTTTCATGTCGCCTTTGTAAGAATTTGCTTTCTGAACCAGTAACGTTAATGTGTGGCCACACGTTTTGCAAACCTTGTTTAGAAAATGAAACTGTCACGGATTGCAAACAGTGCAAGTATAAACTGGACAAAAAAGATGGGCAGATTTTGCCATTTGGACTAAGAATAGATGTTGTACTAAGTGGGTTGTTGGAAAAATGGTTCGACTCCGAAAGCAAAGCCAGGAGGTTTTGTATAGAAGGAGACATGTTATGGAAAAAACAAGACTATGCAGATGCCTTGGAGAAGTACAACAAAGCTGTAGAACTAG CGCCCTCTTCAGGCCGCCTGCTGGCACAGCGGGCCAGGCTGCACATGGCCATGAGGAGTTACTGTCTGGCTGTGCAGGACGCTGACAGCATGTGCAGAGTCAACCCTCTCTGGCCACAG GCCCACTCTCTGAGAGCCTCTGCCCTGATCAGAGCCTCCAGGAAGGAGGAAGCGTTGCAGGAGTACTTCCTCTGTGTGGCACTGAAGCCTGATTGGACCACAGTCAAGATGGAGGCCCAGAAG GTGCTGAGCGAGCTGTTTTCCTCCGTGTTCGAGAGGGCTGATGTTCCCCAGCCCCTGCTGCCCCTGGCAGGAGACCCCTCCACACGCTTCCTCAAACCCTCCGCCCTGCTCAACTCCCTGCGGCCACTCGCCAGGGCACCCACCGCCCAGCCTGCCCAG gacTCAGAGGTCAGTGTGAGCAGGTCAGGGTGTGAGGGTTCGTCCACACAGCCGGGCCCCAGACGACCCCTGGGGGACGAGGGCAGCAGTAAGACCCTGGCCAGCGTCCTGGCCGCCCTGCCGGCGCCCCCCGGTGGCACTAAGAGGAAGCACGGTGGAGACGAGCCTTTCTGCCACTCCTCCAAACTACTCCGAGCAG ATGAAAGGTGCTCCTCTCACGCCCCTGCCACGCCCTCCGGGGGGCGGTCCGTGCCCCTCAGCCTGCTGGACAGTGGAGACATGGAGTGTTCCCTCTGCATGAG GCTGTTCTATGAGCCGGTCGCCACTCCGTGTGGACACACCTTCTGCCTCAAGTGTCTGGAGCGCTGCCTGGACCACAACCCCTACTGCCCTCTGTGCAAGGAGAACCTggctgag TACCTGGCCACCAGGGGGTACAACAAGACTGTGCTGATGGAGCAGGTGCTGCAGCGTTACCTAGGAGACGAGCTGGCTGACAGGAAGAGGatccaggaggaggagcagaaggagctGTCCAA tCTGAACCAGGAAGTGCCTATCTTCGTGTGCACCATGGCGTTTCCCACCATCCCCTGCCCGCTGCACGTGTTTGAGCCGCGCTACCGCCTCATGATCCGCCGCTCCATGGAGACAGGCACACGGCGGTTCGGCATGTGCATCGCTGATGAGCTGCAGGGCTTCGCAGACCACGGCTGCATGCTGGAGGTGCGCAACGTCAAGTTCTTCCCAGACGGGCGCTCTGTGGTGGACACGGTCGGCGCCGCGCGCTTCCGCGTGCTGAGTCACGGCCAGCGAGACGGCTACCAAACGGCCAAGATAGAGTATCTGGAGGACAAGaag gtggagggagaggagttagcaGAGCTGCAGAAGCTGCATGACTCTGTGTATGAGCAGGCCACTTCCTGGTTCACCTCCCTGAAGGACAACATGAAGAGCCAGATCCTCAGCCACTTCGGACACCTGCCAGGGAAAGACCCCGACccacag ggtAGTCCCAGTGGCCCAGCCTGGTGCTGGTGGCTGCTGGCTGTCCTTCCTCTGGAGAACAGAGCCCAGCTCACCATCCTGGCCATGACCTCCCTGAAGAGCCGCCTGGTGGCCGTCCGCAGGGTCCTGCTCTTTGTCATGCGCAAGAGACCGCGATGA
- the LOC124485127 gene encoding LON peptidase N-terminal domain and RING finger protein 2-like isoform X2: MAMRSYCLAVQDADSMCRVNPLWPQAHSLRASALIRASRKEEALQEYFLCVALKPDWTTVKMEAQKVLSELFSSVFERADVPQPLLPLAGDPSTRFLKPSALLNSLRPLARAPTAQPAQDSEVSVSRSGCEGSSTQPGPRRPLGDEGSSKTLASVLAALPAPPGGTKRKHGGDEPFCHSSKLLRADERCSSHAPATPSGGRSVPLSLLDSGDMECSLCMRLFYEPVATPCGHTFCLKCLERCLDHNPYCPLCKENLAEYLATRGYNKTVLMEQVLQRYLGDELADRKRIQEEEQKELSNLNQEVPIFVCTMAFPTIPCPLHVFEPRYRLMIRRSMETGTRRFGMCIADELQGFADHGCMLEVRNVKFFPDGRSVVDTVGAARFRVLSHGQRDGYQTAKIEYLEDKKVEGEELAELQKLHDSVYEQATSWFTSLKDNMKSQILSHFGHLPGKDPDPQGSPSGPAWCWWLLAVLPLENRAQLTILAMTSLKSRLVAVRRVLLFVMRKRPR, encoded by the exons ATGGCCATGAGGAGTTACTGTCTGGCTGTGCAGGACGCTGACAGCATGTGCAGAGTCAACCCTCTCTGGCCACAG GCCCACTCTCTGAGAGCCTCTGCCCTGATCAGAGCCTCCAGGAAGGAGGAAGCGTTGCAGGAGTACTTCCTCTGTGTGGCACTGAAGCCTGATTGGACCACAGTCAAGATGGAGGCCCAGAAG GTGCTGAGCGAGCTGTTTTCCTCCGTGTTCGAGAGGGCTGATGTTCCCCAGCCCCTGCTGCCCCTGGCAGGAGACCCCTCCACACGCTTCCTCAAACCCTCCGCCCTGCTCAACTCCCTGCGGCCACTCGCCAGGGCACCCACCGCCCAGCCTGCCCAG gacTCAGAGGTCAGTGTGAGCAGGTCAGGGTGTGAGGGTTCGTCCACACAGCCGGGCCCCAGACGACCCCTGGGGGACGAGGGCAGCAGTAAGACCCTGGCCAGCGTCCTGGCCGCCCTGCCGGCGCCCCCCGGTGGCACTAAGAGGAAGCACGGTGGAGACGAGCCTTTCTGCCACTCCTCCAAACTACTCCGAGCAG ATGAAAGGTGCTCCTCTCACGCCCCTGCCACGCCCTCCGGGGGGCGGTCCGTGCCCCTCAGCCTGCTGGACAGTGGAGACATGGAGTGTTCCCTCTGCATGAG GCTGTTCTATGAGCCGGTCGCCACTCCGTGTGGACACACCTTCTGCCTCAAGTGTCTGGAGCGCTGCCTGGACCACAACCCCTACTGCCCTCTGTGCAAGGAGAACCTggctgag TACCTGGCCACCAGGGGGTACAACAAGACTGTGCTGATGGAGCAGGTGCTGCAGCGTTACCTAGGAGACGAGCTGGCTGACAGGAAGAGGatccaggaggaggagcagaaggagctGTCCAA tCTGAACCAGGAAGTGCCTATCTTCGTGTGCACCATGGCGTTTCCCACCATCCCCTGCCCGCTGCACGTGTTTGAGCCGCGCTACCGCCTCATGATCCGCCGCTCCATGGAGACAGGCACACGGCGGTTCGGCATGTGCATCGCTGATGAGCTGCAGGGCTTCGCAGACCACGGCTGCATGCTGGAGGTGCGCAACGTCAAGTTCTTCCCAGACGGGCGCTCTGTGGTGGACACGGTCGGCGCCGCGCGCTTCCGCGTGCTGAGTCACGGCCAGCGAGACGGCTACCAAACGGCCAAGATAGAGTATCTGGAGGACAAGaag gtggagggagaggagttagcaGAGCTGCAGAAGCTGCATGACTCTGTGTATGAGCAGGCCACTTCCTGGTTCACCTCCCTGAAGGACAACATGAAGAGCCAGATCCTCAGCCACTTCGGACACCTGCCAGGGAAAGACCCCGACccacag ggtAGTCCCAGTGGCCCAGCCTGGTGCTGGTGGCTGCTGGCTGTCCTTCCTCTGGAGAACAGAGCCCAGCTCACCATCCTGGCCATGACCTCCCTGAAGAGCCGCCTGGTGGCCGTCCGCAGGGTCCTGCTCTTTGTCATGCGCAAGAGACCGCGATGA
- the LOC124485139 gene encoding zinc finger protein 316-like isoform X2, which yields MSGTGEFQAQIASIMEVLANAAVAEICKVVDDGYAVVHLEMSQSHKENEFLRRKIKLLELQIARFRTERMKFSEGSVSNRFGVRLLNRPLRDTQASGPSFQGRERSVSRTSAGRDRSPFHLNQDPASNCDVEAKNETTGPKQEEELDLLIVKVEGATGVDDPASSRDSERPPGGDRGLSPPSTTGQWDGAAGRNLTEGLASDAGEEHRPEEHRPEEHRPEEQRPENGRKEDGGDGGVHLHAEVKSEVKSEVIVIDTLPVGGADVSGDVTPSSLWSPGDSGQNPVHHVSQSGAYHGRSYGYDPRFQNTAAPVGMPTGEQPPAWAGLQENPTGLSPPSGHAPNPSAPLGPDPRPYKCAFCLRQYPHQCQLRIHERVHTGEKPYQCSQCGKQFGQFCSLKRHQRVHTGEKPYQCSQCGKQFSHSNNLKVHQSVHTGEKRFHCSQCGKNFSFLSNLIRHQAVHAAGK from the exons ATGTCGGGAACCGGAGAATTCCAAGCACAGATAGCCTCAATCATGGAGGTACTGGCTAATGCAGCCGTAGCCGAAATTTGCAAAGTTGTGGATGATGGCTACGCTGTCGTTCACCTGGAGATGTCTCAGAGTCACAAAGAGAACGAATTCCTTCGCAGAAAAATTAAACTATTAGAGCTACAAATTGCAAGGTTTCGAACGGAGAGGATGAAGTTTTCAGAGGGGTCTGTCAGCAATCGGTTTGGGGTTCGCCTGCTCAACAGACCCTTACGGGATACACAGGCATCAG GACCATCTtttcagggcagagagagatctgTGAGCAGGACCAGTGCAGGAAGAGATAGGAGTCCTTTTCATCTGAACCAGGATCCAGCCTCAAACTGTGATGTTGAGGCAAAAAATGAG ACAACAGGCCcaaagcaggaggaggaactgGACCTGCTTATCGTGAAGGTGGAGGGGGCGACGGGAGTGGACGACCCTGCCTCAAGCAGGGACTCAGAGCGGCCACCGGGGGGCGACAGAGGGCTCAGTCCTCCTTCCACAACCGGGCAGTGGGACGGCGCTGCCGGACGCAACCTAACGGAG GGCCTGGCGAGCGATGCAGGCGAGGAGCACAGACCAGAGGAGCACAGACCAGAGGAGCACAgaccagaggagcagagaccaGAGAACGGGAGGAAGGAGGACGGTGGAGACGGTGGCGTTCACCTTCACGCAGAGGTCAAATCTGAGGTCAAATCTGAGGTCATCGTGATCGACACACTTCCTGTGGGAGGGGCTGATGTCAGCGGTGACGTCACCCCCTCGTCTCTGTGGAGCCCCGGGGACTCGGGCCAGAACCCGGTGCATCATGTGAGTCAGAGCGGAGCCTATCACGGCCGGTCGTACGGCTACGACCCTCGCTTCCAGAACACCGCCGCCCCGGTCGGCATGCCAACGGGGGAACAGCCCCCGGCGTGGGCGGGGCTTCAGGAGAACCCCACtggcctgtctcccccctcggGCCACGCCCCCAATCCCTCCGCCCCCCTGGGGCCGGACCCCCGCCCCTACAAGTGTGCCTTCTGCCTGCGCCAGTACCCCCACCAGTGCCAGCTGCGCATCCACGAGCGCGTGCACACCGGGGAGAAACCCTACCAGTGCTCTCAGTGTGGGAAGCAGTTTGGCCAGTTCTGCAGCCTGAAGAGGCACCAGCGCGTCCACACCGGGGAGAAACCGTACCAGTGCTCCCAGTGCGGCAAGCAGTTCTCCCACTCCAACAACCTGAAGGTGCACCAGAGCGTTCACACCGGGGAGAAACGCTTCCACTGCAGCCAGTGTGGGAAGAACTTCTCGTTCCTCAGCAACCTGATCAGGCACCAGGCGGTGCACGCCGCCGGGAAGTGA
- the LOC124485139 gene encoding zinc finger protein Gfi-1-like isoform X1, which translates to MSGTGEFQAQIASIMEVLANAAVAEICKVVDDGYAVVHLEMSQSHKENEFLRRKIKLLELQIARFRTERMKFSEGSVSNRFGVRLLNRPLRDTQASGPSFQGRERSVSRTSAGRDRSPFHLNQDPASNCDVEAKNETTGPKQEEELDLLIVKVEGATGVDDPASSRDSERPPGGDRGLSPPSTTGQWDGAAGRNLTEVSGSQPPAVADYQSETKIESATPPHALTGSDLRGEMPYLDLSEAPVAQAWIEAAASYVPGTAGVDAETGPLGSDSASSTGQTGGSSASYGGVSAGGVAIGGVGGGRGVDRMMVWSEGVFSTGEGEVSGLSNDAGPKPHAAPAYQAPGTLSSNHTSSSGVSITNTRCSPDFSNAPSPHRTFQRPVGGHLGQGPAAGAALERPFACGLCRKRFVQESDLRKHRVNHARQKQFACPLCHKSFVCPSQLRVHQNVHTGERPFGCRQCGRSFSHPSNLKRHQKLQHD; encoded by the exons ATGTCGGGAACCGGAGAATTCCAAGCACAGATAGCCTCAATCATGGAGGTACTGGCTAATGCAGCCGTAGCCGAAATTTGCAAAGTTGTGGATGATGGCTACGCTGTCGTTCACCTGGAGATGTCTCAGAGTCACAAAGAGAACGAATTCCTTCGCAGAAAAATTAAACTATTAGAGCTACAAATTGCAAGGTTTCGAACGGAGAGGATGAAGTTTTCAGAGGGGTCTGTCAGCAATCGGTTTGGGGTTCGCCTGCTCAACAGACCCTTACGGGATACACAGGCATCAG GACCATCTtttcagggcagagagagatctgTGAGCAGGACCAGTGCAGGAAGAGATAGGAGTCCTTTTCATCTGAACCAGGATCCAGCCTCAAACTGTGATGTTGAGGCAAAAAATGAG ACAACAGGCCcaaagcaggaggaggaactgGACCTGCTTATCGTGAAGGTGGAGGGGGCGACGGGAGTGGACGACCCTGCCTCAAGCAGGGACTCAGAGCGGCCACCGGGGGGCGACAGAGGGCTCAGTCCTCCTTCCACAACCGGGCAGTGGGACGGCGCTGCCGGACGCAACCTAACGGAGGTCAGTGGGTCTCAACCCCCCGCTGTTGCCGACTACCAGTCAGAGACAAAGATCGAGAGTGCGACCCCGCCTCACGCTctcacaggaagtgacctcagAGGAGAAATGCCGTACTTGGACCTGAGCGAAGCTCCTGTAGCCCAGGCGTGGATAGAAGCAGCAGCTAGCTACGTCCCCGGTACGGCTGGGGTGGATGCTGAGACGGGGCCCCTGGGTTCAGACAGCGCCTCCTCAACGGGGCAGACTGGAGGCTCCAGCGCCTCATATGGCGGGGTGTCAGCAGGGGGCGTGGCTATCGGGGGCGTGGGTGGTGGTCGGGGGGTAGACAGGATGATGGTGTGGTCCGAGGGGGTCTTTAGTACCGGGGAGGGGGAAGTGAGCGGTCTCTCCAACGATGCCGGCCCCAAGCCTCACGCAGCGCCCGCGTACCAAGCCCCAGGGACACTGTCCTCAAACCACACGTCTTCCTCCGGGGTCTCCATCACAAATACCCGCTGTAGCCCCGACTTCAGCAACGCCCCGTCCCCTCACAGAACCTTCCAGAGGCCCGTCGGCGGCCATCTTGGCCAGGGTCCTGCGGCCGGAGCGGCGCTGGAGCGCCCGTTCGCCTGCGGCCTGTGCAGGAAGAGGTTCGTGCAGGAGAGCGACTTGCGGAAGCACCGCGTGAACCACGCCAGGCAGAAGCAGTTTGCCTGCCCGCTCTGCCACAAGAGCTTCGTGTGCCCCAGCCAGCTGAGGGTGCACCAGAACGTCCACACGGGGGAGCGTCCGTTCGGCTGCAGGCAGTGCGGACGGAGCTTCTCCCACCCCAGCAACCTGAAGAGGCACCAGAAACTGCAGCATGACTAG